The nucleotide window TGCCTTTCGCTCACGCCATGATGTCAGCGTAGTCGGCATCCGGCGGCGGGGCGAAGTGCTGGAGGGTAAGCTGACCGGGCAGCCGCTGGAGCTGGGCGATACGCTACTGGTGATCGGCGACTGGAAAAAGATACGGGCCATTCAGCAGCAAAAACGCGATCTTATCCTGTTGAGTTTACCGGCGGAAGTTGACGACGTCGCGCCAGCGGCCAGCCAGGCTCCTCATGCCATTTTTTGCCTGGCGTTGATGGTCGCTATGATGATGACAGAGGCTATTCCCAATCCCGTTGCCGCGCTGATCGCCTGCCTGCTGATGGGTAAATTCCGCTGTATAGATATGGAGAGCGCCTACCGTTCTGTTCACTGGCCTGGGTTGATACTGATCGTTGGGATGATGCCGTTTGCTCTCGCTTTGCAAAAAACGGGCGGCGTGGCGCTGATCGTAGCGGGTCTGATGGATGTGGCGGGCGGAAAAAGCCCGCACGTTATGCTGCTCTGCCTATTTATACTCTGTGCGACTATCGGCCTGTTCATCTCCAATACCGCTACGGCAGTGTTGATGGCGCCTGTGGGCGTGGCCGCTGCACAACAGATGGGGCTTTCGCCCTATCCGTTCACCATGATAGTGGCGGTGGCAGCTTCTGCTGCCTTTATGACGCCGGTATCCTCACCGGTGAACACCCTGGTGCTGGGACCTGGCGGATATCGGTTTGGCGATTTTATGAAAATCGGCGTGCCCTTTACCCTGATTATCATGGCGGTCAGCGTATTACTGGTACCGCTGCTTTTCCCGTTTTAAGGGTTAAAGCGACTCCTGGCTGATCTCATCCAGTGAGAGGCTGAAGCTGGGGACAAATACCTCAACAAAGTAATCCATCTCCGGGCTGTGGCGTTCGATCAGGGTTTTTTCCAGCCGCGCTTTTGCCAGCTGGAACTCATGGTTGCCTGCGGAAAGCTCTTCAAGGCATTTCAGATAGGCACAAAGCGCATCGGCCTGTTTGACGATCGCCTTTTCAACTTCGCTGTGCTGCTGCTCATCCAGCAGCGGCCGGTAGGCGTTACGCAACTCTTCCGGCAGCATCTCAATCAGCTTCTGCTGGGCAATTTTTTCAATTTTTTTATATTCATGCGCAATCTGCGCGTTGTAATACTTCACCGGCGTGGGTAGATCGCCGGTCAGCACTTCACTGGCATCGTGATACATCGCCATCAGCGCGATGCGTTCAGCATTCAGATTACCGTTAAACTTTTGATTTTTAATAACGGCAAGCGCGTGAGCGACCATCGCCACCTGTAAGCTGTGTTCGGAGACATTCTCGGTGCGGACATTGCGCATCAGCGGCCAGCGATTGATGAGCTTAAGACGGGAGAGATGGGCGAAAAAATGGCTCTGATTCATGGGATGCGGTTTCCTGTGGCAAGACTGCGGGGAACCAACAGAACGTTCCCCTTCGGCCAGTATAGCGCCATCCTTACCGCAGCGGCAGTGCAATAAGAGGGCGCCTTTGCTACCGCTTACTGACGATAACCTTCAAGGAAGCGGCCAAATTTGCCAATAGCCATCTCCAGCTCGTGCACGTGAGGCAGGGTGACAATACGGACATGATCCGGCTCAGGCCAGTTAAATGCCGTTCCCTGAACCAGCAGCACTTTTTCCTGTAACAGGAAGTCCAGCACCATTTTCTGGTCATCCTTCAGGTTGAATTTCTTCGCATCGATGCGGGGAAACATATAGAGCGCCCCGGCGGGCTTCACGCAGCTGACGCCCGGAATATCGTTGATCAGTTCCCACGCCCTGTTGCGTTGCTCATAGAGCCTGCCGCCCGGCACGATAAACTCGCTGATGCTCTGATAGCCGCCGAGCGCGGTCTGAATAGCATGCTGTGCAGGTACGTTGGCACACAGGCGCATAGAGGCCAGCATCTCCAGCCCCTCAATATAACCTTTAGCGTGCTTTTTCGGGCCGTTCAACACCATCCAACCCTGACGGAAACCCGCCACGCGATAGGTTTTTGATAAACCGTTGAAGGTAATGGTCAACAGATCGGGCGCAAGCGTAGCGATGGAGTGATGCTGAGCGGCGTCATACAAAATTTTGTCGTAAATTTCATCAGCAAAAATGATCAGATTATGCTGACGCGCCAGCTCTACAACTTCCAGCAGAAGTTCTTTACTGTAGACCGCACCCGTTGGGTTATTGGGGTTGATAATCACAATCCCCCGCGTGCGCGGCGTAATTTTACTGCGGATATCGTCCAGGTCGGGGAACCAGCCAGCCGACTCATCACAGAGATAGTGCACCGCATTGCCGCCGGAAAGCGAGACCGCTGCGGTCCACAGCGGATAATCGGGGGCAGGCACCAGCATTTCATCGCCGGTATTCAGCAGTGCCTGCATGGACTGCACGATCAGTTCGGATACGCCGTTGCCGATATAGACATCTTCAACCGTCATATCCCGCATGCCGCGAGCCTGATAGTGCTGCACAATCGCTTTACGGGCAGAATAGAGGCCTTTTGAATCGCAATAGCCCTGGGCACCCGGTAAATTACGGATCACATCGACCAGGATCTCATCAGGGGCTTCAAAACCAAACGGGGCTGGATTCCCTATATTCAGCTTGAGAACTTTATTCCCTTCTTCCTCAAGACGCTTTGCTTCTTTTAATACCGGGCCACGGATGTCATAACACACGTTATCCAGCTTGCCTGATTTTTCTATTGGATTCATTTCTCTCGCCTTAAACATACACAACTGCCTTCCTGCCATGGAAAACGACCTCGCACAATGTACTCTTCTCTTTGGCGCTTTTGAAGGGCATCTCAGGGCTTTGGAACGTTCCCGGAGGAAAACATGCCGGCCTGGCAGGAGAAAACGCAACGGCGCATCAGGCTGGAATAATATTCTTATATATGAATTAAAATCGATACATATAACTGTTAAGTGGGGTGATTCATCAACTCAACAGGCGCGGCTCAGGAGCGAAAAGGCTCTTTTCTGTAAGTATTTGGTAAAATTAGATGAATTGATGAACTTCGTAACTGTCAAAAATGTCTTAATTGAGTGATGATAAAGTGAGCTATTTGCGTTAGGGGCTGTTTGGGTGTGTACAGAGACCTGGTTTAACCGATTCAGGCCCAGACTGTACTGGAGCATGGGCCAGTGAAAAATTTTCACCGGCAAAGGCTTACTGGAGAGGCTTTAGCCAATAAAATGTTACTTTATTGATAAGAATAATAGGATTGGGGCTTAAAAAATAATCGACAGTATGTCAGGATAACATTCAGAGGAGCTTGCACCAGGCGTGCAGGTTTTTCAGGTGATATTAAGCTCGATTCTGTCACCGGTAAGCTTAAGTAGTGCTTATCATTATTCCGCTGCCCGTGCAGCGTTCTGGACGTTCATTTTTAGATGGTTGTTTTACATTAATAGCGCCGTTGCCTGAGTCTCTGTCAGGCTGGCGGAGTCAATTGACCATTTAAGCACCGCTTTCCGCTTCTTATGGGTTGGTGCTGTATTCATTGATGATGTATCAGACGGAACAAACTGTCTTCAGCTTCACCTGCGGCCTTGTGCCGGGGATATTCAGGCTGTTGAGGTTTCCATGTCTGCGAAGCAAAGTAATGCTGGACGCATTTCGTCAGGCATTATGCATTGATTACTACCATATCCCTTTGATATGAAAGGTAATAACACCAGGGTAGCTGTTCGTAAAAAACTTATAAAGTGAAGAAAACATGACTAGTGCAAATCGTCCGATCCTTAATCTTGACCTCGATCTGCTGAGAACATTTGTTGCTGTTGCCGATCTGAATACCTTTGCTGCTGCGGCAGCCGCGGTCTGCAGAACGCAGTCAGCTGTGAGCCAGCAGATGCAGCGTCTGGAACAATTGGTGGGCAAAGAGCTGTTTGCCAGACATGGACGTAACAAATTATTGACGGAGCATGGTATCCAGCTTCTGGGCTACGCCAGAAAAATACTGCGTTTTAATGATGAAGCCTGTACCTCTCTGATGTACAGCAACATTCAGGGTGTACTCACTATTGGTGCCTCTGACGATACGTCCGATACTATTCTGCCTTTCCTGCTGAACCGCGTTACGTCCGTTTATCCCAAGCTGGCTATTGACGTCAGAGTGAAGCGTAATCCGTTTATGATGGAGATGTTGAATCAGGGCGAAGTGGATCTTGTTGTTACCACCTCCAGTCCGATGAACTTCACCTGGCAGGTACTACGCACCTCACCAACGCTTTGGTATTGCGCCGCCGACTACATTTTCCAGCGCGGGGAAGCGATTCCTCTGGTGCTGCTGGATGAGCCGAGCCCTTATCGCGATATGGCCATTGACCACCTCAATGAGGCGGGTATTCCGTGGCGCATCTCTTATGTCGCTTCTACTCTTGCGGCGGTACGCGCAGCGGTGAAAGCGGGTCTGGGCGTTACTGCCCGACCAGTAGAGATGATGAGCCCTGAACTTCGTGTGATGGGTGCTGCAGAAGGCTTGCCTGTGCTGCCGGATACGGAATATCTGCTGTGCCGTAATCCTGAAAGCGACAACGAGCTGGCGCTGGCTATCTTTAATGCGATGGAATCGAGTAACGATCCTTATAATCTGATTACGGCCGGTCAGGACAGCGCTTCATTTAGTGATGAAGACGAATAGAAAAAATGGCTGCAGATATCTTTACCTGTTAATTTCTATTGATTAATCAGCAAAGTGTCTCTCAATAAAGCCTCTCAGTGCTTTTTCTCGCTGGGAGGCTTTTTTATAAGCTTTATCTCTGCTCTATGTCTCCTTTTTTATCCCCCGAAGTTTCTACCCCGTTTTAAAAGTAATCGTTAGTATTATTGGCGCTGCCTGCTCATCCAGCCTCGTTGATAAGCCATCATTGAATTGATTTTGCGCAGGTTAAACCGCTGAATTTTGCATCATAAAAGATAAAACTGTGTGCTGGATCAAAAAAATAGCCCCATTAAGGGGAAGGAAAAACGGCTGAATCCTGCGAAAATAGAGTTTGTTAAAACCGCGATCCATGCAGGGAAATACCCGCTACACTTTACCACGCAGCCCTGACTGACTCGATTTAGCTGAATAATTGCGCAATTAATGTTAAATAAATGCTGCGGGTGTAAATTAATGTGTGGATACTTTTGTCAAAGTTGACAGAAGGTTATAGAAAGGAGTAAAAAACCACATAAAATCGCTGCCTAATCAAAAAAGTCAGCAAAGTTTATAAGGTTTTTTATTTTTTCCCTTGAATCGATGGGGTGGGTTAACTGCCGGAACAGAGCAGAACACCTTTTACCCCTTGTTGAGTTAAGCAGAGCGTATGTCAACTACTTCCGACGTTATGGCCCATAACTGGGCTTTTGCTGTATTCCTGATCGTCGCTATCGGCCTTTGTTGTGCAATGCTGGCTGGAGCATGGTTTTTAGGCGGTAAAGCCCGTGGCAGGTATACCAACACGCCTTTTGAGTCCGGTGCGCCCTCAGTAGGCACTACCCACCTTCGCATGTCTGCCAAGTTCTACCTGGTGGCCATGTTCTTCGTCATCTTCGACGTTGAAGCCCTCTATTTATACGCGTGGTCGACAGCAATCCGTGAAAGCGGCTGGGTCGGTTTCGTGGAAGCCGCAATTTTCATTTTGGTACTGCTTGCTGGTTTGGTTTACCTGGTGCGTATTCGCGCGCTGGACTGGGCGCCTGCACCTCGTCGTGTGGTCGTCAAGCCAACTACTATCTCGCATTCCAACCGTCATACGCAGTAAAAGCGAGGCTTAAAGATGGACTACACGCTCACCCGCGCGGACCCGAACGGCGAGAATGACCGTTACCCATTACAGAAACAGGAGATCGTGACCGATCCCCTGGAAAAGCACGTTCACCAGAGCGTCTATATGGGCAAGCTGGAACACGCCCTGCATGACATGGTGAACTGGGGACGTAAAAACTCATTGTGGCCGTTTAACTTCGGCCTTTCATGCTGTTACGTTGAGATGACCACCTCATTCACCTCGGTGCATGACGTAGCACGATTTGGTTCGGAAGTTATCCGTGCCTCGCCGCGTCAGGCTGATTTCATGGTGGTTGCCGGTACGCCTTTCACCAAGATGGCTCCGGTTATTCAGCGTCTGTATGACCAGATGCTGGAGCCGAAGTGGGTGATCTCAATGGGTGCCTGCGCCAACTCTGGTGGCATGTATGACATCTACTCTGTGGTTCAGGGCGTGGATAAATTCCTGCCTGTCGACGTCTATATTCCGGGCTGCCCCCCGCGCCCTGAAGCCTATATGCAGGCACTGCTGCTGCTGCAGGAGTCGATCGGTAAAGAACGTCGCCCCCTCTCCTGGGTAGTAGGCGATCAGGGTGTTTACCGCGCCAACATGCAGTCAGAGCGTGAAAGAAAGCAGGGTGAACGCATTGCCGTCACTAATCTGCGTTCGCCTGACGAAATTTAACCGCTACCCCCCGCTGACGCTGCCTGTCGCCTCTGACTTAAGGGCCGCGTCATAAGAACCAGGTAGAGCAGTTTATGGATGTGGCCTGACTTGCAGCGCATAAAAATCACAACACGCGCACGGCCCATCCTGACGCCAATACTGAGTGCCTGTCAGCAGGCCCACAGGGTGAACAACTTATGACAGATTTAACCACGCAAGATCTCGCTCAGCCTGAATGGCAAACCCACGATCACCTGGACGACCCGGTGATCGGCGAGCTGCGTAACCGTTTTGGGCCTGATGCCTTTACCGTGCAACCAACCCGTACCGGCGTGCCGGTAGTGTGGGTTAAGCGTGAGCAGCTGTTGGAAATCACTGAGTTCCTGCGCAAGCTGCCGAAACCTTACGTGATGCTGTATGACCTTCACGGGATGGATGAGCGTTTGCGTACTCACCGCGCCGGTTTGCCGGCGGCGGATTTTTCCGTTTTCTATCATTTCCTCTCTATTGAACGTAACCGCGACATCATGCTCAAGGTGGCGCTGTCTGAAAAAGACCTGCATCTGCCGACCCTCACCAAAATTTTCGCTAATGCCAACTGGTATGAGCGCGAAACCTGGGAAATGTTTGGCATCACCTTTGATGGGCACCCGCACCTGACGCGCATCATGATGCCGCAGGACTGGGAAGGGCACCCGCTGCGTAAGGATTATCCTGCGCGCGCCACGGAGTTCGATCCGTTTCAGCTGACGAAGCAGACGGAAGACCTGGCGATGGAGCAGATGACCTTTAAGCCGGAAGAGTGGGGTATGAAGCGTGGCACCGCCAATGAGGACTTTATGTTCCTCAACCTCGGTCCTAACCACCCTTCGGCGCACGGGGCTTTCCGTATCATCCTGCAGCTGGATGGCGAAGAGATTGTCGACTGCGTGCCGGATATCGGTTATCACCATCGTGGCGCAGAGAAGATGGGCGAGCGCCAGTCCTGGCACAGCTACATTCCTTACACCGATCGCGTCGAATACCTCGGCGGTTGCGTCAATGAGATGCCCTATGTGCTGGCTGTTGAAAAGCTGGCCGGGATCAAAGTGCCGGAGCGCGTTGACGTCATCCGCGTGATGCTTTCAGAGCTGTTCCGCATAAACAGCCACTTGCTCTATATTTCTACCTTTATTCAGGACGTTGGGGCGATGTCTCCGGTGTTCTTTGCCTTTACCGATCGCCAGAAAATTTACGACGTGGTGGAAGCTATCACCGGGTTCCGTATGCATCCGGCCTGGTTCCGCATCGGCGGCGTGGCGCATGATTTGCCGAAAGGTTGGGATGGCCTGCTGCGTGACTTCCTCAACTGGATGCCAAAACGTCTTAAATCCTACGAACAAACTGCTCTGAAAAACTCGGTGCTGATTGGCCGTGCGAAAGGCGTCTCGGCTTACAACCTGGAAGAGGCGCTGGCCTGGGGAACCACCGGCGCAGGTCTGCGTGCTACGGGTCTGGACTTTGACGTGCGTAAATGGCGTCCTTACTCCGGCTACGAGAATTTCGATTTTGAAGTGCCAATCGGCGATGGCGTCAGCTGTGCCTACACCCGTGTGATGCTGAAGATGGAAGAGATGCGCCAGAGCCTGCGTATTCTTGAACAGTGCCTCAACAACATGCCGGAAGGGCCGTTTAAAGCGGATCACCCGCTGACCACGCCGCCGCCGAAAGAGCGCACGCTGCAGCATATCGAAACCCTGATTACGCACTTCCTGCAGGTTTCGTGGGGCCCGGTAATGCCGGCGAACGAATCCTTCCAGATGATTGAAGCGACTAAAGGGATCAACAGCTACTACCTGACCAGTGACGGCAGCACCATGAGCTACCGCACCCGCGTGCGTACGCCAAGCTTCCCGCACCTGCAGCAGATCCCGTCAGTGATCAACGGCAGCCTGGTATCCGATCTGATCGTATACCTCGGTAGTATCGATTTTGTTATGTCAGACGTGGACCGCTAATTATGCACGATCAAAGAATTGCGATCGAAACGATCGAAGATAACGAGGCCTTTGTTCTGAGTGCTTTTGAGCACGATGCCATTGAACATGAAAAGCACCATTACGAAGATGCCCGGGCCGCCTCTATTGAAGCACTGAAAATCGTGCAGAAGCAGCGTGGCTGGGTGCCGGATGGAGCGATCAATGCCATTGCTGAGGTGCTGGGCATCCCCGCCAGCGACGTGGAAGGCGTGGCAACGTTTTACAGCCAGATCTTCCGTCAGCCGGTTGGCCGTCATGTGATCCGCTACTGTGACAGCGTGGTTTGTCATATTACCGGCTTCCAGGGCATTCAGGCTGCGCTTGAAGATAACCTGAACATCAAGCCAGGCCAGACTACCGCAGATGGCCGCTTCACGCTGCTGCCGACCTGCTGCCTGGGCAACTGTGACAAAGGGCCGACAATGATGGTGGATGAAGATACCCACGTCCACCTGACGCCGGAAAATATCGCCAATCTGCTGGAGCAGTATCAATGACATTCAAACAGATCATTCGTACTGCGGAGATGCATCCGCTGACATGGCGTATGCGCGATGACAAGCAGCCGGTATTTTTCGACGAATATCGCAGTACAAACGGCTACGCCGGTGCAGAAAAAGCGCTGAAAACGATGTCACAGGATGAGATCGTGGCGGCGGTGAAGGACTCAGGACTGAAAGGGCGCGGCGGCGCAGGCTTCTCCACGGGACTGAAGTGGAGCCTGATGCCGAAAGATGAGTCGATGAACATCCGTTATCTGCTGTGTAACGCTGATGAGATGGAGCCGGGCACCTATAAAGACCGCCTGCTGATGGAGCAGATGCCGCATCAGCTGGTGGAAGGAATGCTGATCAGCGCCTTTGCGCTGAAAGCCTACCGCGGCTACATCTTCCTGCGTGGTGAGTACATTGAAGCCGCTGTGAATCTTCGTCGGGCGATTGCGGAGGCAACTGAAGCGGGTTATCTCGGGAAAAATATTCTCGGCACCGGTTTTGACTTTGAACTGATCGTTCACACCGGCGCGGGTCGCTACATTTGCGGTGAAGAGACGGCGCTGATCAACTCGCTGGAAGGGCGTCGTGCTAACCCACGCTCCAAGCCGCCATTCCCTGCTTCAGCAGGCGCATGGGGCAAGCCCACCTGCGTGAATAATGTGGAAACCCTCTCTAACGTGCCCGCTATCCTCGCCAATGGCGTGGAGTGGTACAAGGGGATTTCCGGCAGCGACGATACCGGCACCAAAATGATGGGCTTCTCTGGCCGGGTGAAAAACCCAGGCGTCTGGGAGCTGCCGTTTGGTACCACCGCGCGTGAAATCCTTGAAGATTATGCGGGCGGCATGCGCGATGGCCTGAAATTTAAAGCCTGGCAGCCGGGCGGCGCGGGAACGGATTTCCTGACCGATGCCCATCTCGACCTGCCGATGGAGTTTGCCAGCATAGGCAAAGCGGGCAGCCGTCTGGGCACGGCGCTGGCGATGGCAGTTGACCATGAAATCAACATGGTGTCGCTGGTACGTAACCTGGAAGAGTTTTTTGCCCGTGAATCCTGCGGCTGGTGTACGCCATGCCGCGACGGCCTGCCGTGGAGCGTAAAAATCCTCCGCGCGCTGGAGCGCAAAGAGGGCCAGCCGGGGGATATCGAAACCCTGCTGCAACTCTGCCGCCAGCTCGGCCCGGGCAAAACCTTCTGTGCGCATGCGCCAGGTGCAGTAGAGCCACTGCAAAGCGCAATTAAATATTTCCGCGAAGAGTTTGAGGCAGGTATTGCGACTCAGGTCTTCAGCAATGCGCACGCCATTGCCGGTATCCAGTCAAACCTGTTAAAGGCTCGCTGGTAAACGCTGAATTGATTAACGCCCGTCTCTGACGGGCCTTACGGAAGCATGTTCACTATGGCTACAATTCATGTAGACGGTAAAGAATATGATGTTGATGGCGCGGACAACCTGCTGCAGGCTTGCCTCTCCCTCGGCTTAGATATTCCTTATTTTTGCTGGCACCCGGCGCTCGGTAGCGTCGGTGCCTGCCGCCAGTGTGCGGTGAAGCAATTCCAGAATGCCGAAGATACCCGTGGTCGCCTGGTGATGTCCTGTATGACACCAGCGTCTGACGGCACCTTTATCTCTATTGATGATGGTGAAGCGAAAGAGTTTCGCGAAAGCGTTGTGGAGTGGCTGATGACCAACCACCCGCACGATTGTCCGGTCTGCGAAGAGGGCGGTAACTGCCACCTTCAGGATATGACCGTGATGACCGGCCACAGCTTCCGCCGCTACCGCTTTACCAAGCGTACGCACCGCAATCAGGATCTCGGCCCGTTCATCTCTCACGAAATGAACCGCTGTATCGCCTGCTATCGCTGCGTGCGTTACTACAAAGATTATGCTGATGGCACCGATCTTGGCGTGTATGGCGCCCATGACAACGTCTACTTTGGTCGCCCGGAAGATGGCACGCTGGAAAGCGAGTTCTCCGGTAATCTGGTGGAAGTTTGTCCGACTGGCGTGTTTACCGATAAAACGCACTCAGAGCGCTATAACCGTAAGTGGGATATGCAGTATGCCCCGAGCATCTGCCAGCAGTGCAGCGTCGGCTGCAATATCAGCCCGGGTGAGCGCTATGGCGAGCTTCGTCGTATCGAAAACCGCTATAACGGCAGCATCAACCACTATTTCCTGTGCGACCGTGGCCGCTTCGGCTATGGCTACGTAAACCTGAAAGATCGTCCCCGCCAGCCGATGCAGCGTCGCGGCAATGACTGGATCGCGCTGAATGCCGACCAGGCAATGCAGGGTGCGGCAGATGTGTTGCGCCAGGCGAAGAAAGTGATCGGCATTGGTTCACCGCGCGCCAGCGTCGAGAGCAACTTTGCGCTGCGCGATCTGGTGGGCGCAGAGAATTTCTCCACCGGTATTCCGGCGGCCGAGCAGGCGCGTCTGGAGCTGATGCTGAAAGTGCTGCGCGACGGCGGCGTACATACGCCTGCGCTGCGTGAAATTGAAAGTTACGATGCGGTGCTGGTGCTGGGTGAAGATTTGACTCAGGTTGGCGCACGCGTGGCACTCTCCGTTCGTCAGGCGGTGAAAGGCAAATCGCGCGAAATGGCAGCGGCCCAGAAAGTGGCAGACTGGCAGATCGCCGCCATTCTTAATATCGGCCAGAACGCCAAACACCCGCTGTTTGTGACCAATGTCGATAAAACCCGTCTTGATGATATCGCCGCGTGGACCTACTGTGCGCCGGTGGAAGATCAGGCGCGTTTAGGCTTTGCGATTGCCAATGCCCTGGATGAGACCGCGCCAGCGGTTAGCGGCATTGACCGCGCGCTGGCAGGCAAAATTGATGTCATCGTACAGGCGTTAGCGGGGGCCAAAAAACCGCTGATTATTTCCGGGGTTCACGCCGGCAGCGAAGCGATGATTCAGGCGGCGGCGAACGTGGCCAAAGCATTGAAGGGACGCGGCTCTGACGTGGGGATCACTTTGCTGGCAGGCGCAGCCAACAGCGTTGGCCTGGGCATGATCGGCGGACATCCGCTTGAGACGGCGCTGGACGAGCTGGAAAGCGGTACAGCAGATGCGGTGATCGTGTTAGAAAACGATCTCTACCGTCATGCGCCAAAAGCCAAAGTGGATGCTGCGTTAAGCAACGCCGCTAACGTGATCGTTA belongs to Erwinia pyri and includes:
- the nuoG gene encoding NADH-quinone oxidoreductase subunit NuoG, translating into MATIHVDGKEYDVDGADNLLQACLSLGLDIPYFCWHPALGSVGACRQCAVKQFQNAEDTRGRLVMSCMTPASDGTFISIDDGEAKEFRESVVEWLMTNHPHDCPVCEEGGNCHLQDMTVMTGHSFRRYRFTKRTHRNQDLGPFISHEMNRCIACYRCVRYYKDYADGTDLGVYGAHDNVYFGRPEDGTLESEFSGNLVEVCPTGVFTDKTHSERYNRKWDMQYAPSICQQCSVGCNISPGERYGELRRIENRYNGSINHYFLCDRGRFGYGYVNLKDRPRQPMQRRGNDWIALNADQAMQGAADVLRQAKKVIGIGSPRASVESNFALRDLVGAENFSTGIPAAEQARLELMLKVLRDGGVHTPALREIESYDAVLVLGEDLTQVGARVALSVRQAVKGKSREMAAAQKVADWQIAAILNIGQNAKHPLFVTNVDKTRLDDIAAWTYCAPVEDQARLGFAIANALDETAPAVSGIDRALAGKIDVIVQALAGAKKPLIISGVHAGSEAMIQAAANVAKALKGRGSDVGITLLAGAANSVGLGMIGGHPLETALDELESGTADAVIVLENDLYRHAPKAKVDAALSNAANVIVIDHQRTATTDKAGLILSTASFAESDGTLVNQEGRAQRFFQVYDPSYYDDRIEMLESWRWLHSLSSTITSRQPDWTQLDHVIDACIAALPQLAGIKDAAPDASFRIRGQKLARSPIRSSGRTAIRANISVHEPRQPQDKDTMFAFSMEGNNQPSAARSQIPFAWAPGWNSPQAWNKFQDEVGGKLRNGDPGVRLFEAGDAQLGWFDVVPAAFAGESNSWRVAPYFHLFGSEEMSQRSAVIQQRMPEPYVMVNPADAAKLGVNAGSSVEFSCAGETLRLPVRFSGTLQAGQVGLPLGMPGIPPFLLGANIDKMQEAAQ